From Colias croceus chromosome 24, ilColCroc2.1, the proteins below share one genomic window:
- the LOC123702830 gene encoding protein SHQ1 homolog, whose amino-acid sequence MLTPSFKLSQDENHVFITVHAPYTNVKDTEIDVDGENFLFVSSPYFLRLCLPGKIVENDKSKGSYVCDSGDFNLTFDKVTPGEHFEHLDMITSLLAPKDIPNVNPSLVEMLEEDGITIEDDEGAVGGACSSKKYSYGFGGKVCTDFADIGNEFHQIFELRVPEEISLDERHIKREQHENRKFSSDHYFADLFDEELISPYLILTLTWQAEDFDKNIEFNDDEISLLKELPNKHYVLTKSEHNQVLLGLIDILYAFCYDKRTTYNEGTVESCWTINKLSSTLSWFCVFDDMKQVLIACYRRALSYPIFRNFELCHKVRNDVISVLKLGKKFVVKCMVRIHRLFNSSQDARYILNQLYITDYLVFLQKCKPEELMELCDNLSKVELKKSDLSLELEELEAAAKMVQREECHVVGNEMALQMASMSLVQGVRRASDYNNDDDSSSDSSDSSDSTDSSSTSSSESTSDLDSDDDDSS is encoded by the coding sequence atgttgACGccaagttttaaattatcacAAGACGAAAACCACGTGTTTATTACGGTGCACGCACCATACACAAATGTTAAAGATACGGAAATCGATGTTGATGGAGagaattttttgtttgtttctagTCCTTATTTCTTGCGACTGTGTCTTCCAGGAAAAATAGTTGAAAATGATAAATCTAAAGGGTCGTACGTTTGCGATTCTGGTGATTTCAACCTTACGTTCGACAAAGTAACACCCGGCGAGCATTTTGAACACCTAGACATGATTACGAGTCTCTTAGCTCCTAAGGATATACCAAATGTTAATCCCAGTTTAGTCGAAATGCTCGAAGAAGACGGTATTACGATTGAGGATGACGAGGGTGCTGTGGGTGGCGCATGTAGTTCAAAGAAATATTCTTACGGTTTTGGGGGTAAGGTCTGCACGGATTTCGCAGATATCGGTAATGAATTTCATCAAATTTTTGAATTGAGAGTACCCGAAGAAATCAGCTTGGATGAGCGCCATATTAAACGTGAACAGCACGAAAATCGAAAATTCTCTTCTGATCATTATTTCGCTGATTTATTTGACGAAGAACTTATAAGCCCCTATTTAATACTTACCCTGACATGGCAAGCtgaagattttgataaaaatatagaatttaATGATGATGAGATCAGTTTGTTGAAGGAATTGCCTAACAAACATTATGTTTTAACTAAATCTGAACACAATCAAGTGCTTTTAGGCCTCATAGATATACTGTATGCCTTTTGCTATGATAAAAGAACCACCTACAATGAAGGCACAGTTGAGTCTTGCtggacaataaataaattatcatcaaCATTGAGTTGGTTTTGTGTTTTTGATGATATGAAACAAGTATTGATTGCATGTTACAGGCGAGCTTTGTCATATccaatatttagaaattttgaGCTGTGTCACAAGGTGAGGAATGATGTGATTTCTGTATTAAAGCTTGGTAAGAAGTTTGTGGTAAAATGTATGGTCAGAATTCACAGGCTGTTCAATTCGAGCCAGGACGCAAGGTATATATTGAATCAGCTGTATATAACTGATTACTTGGTTTTCTTACAAAAGTGTAAGCCTGAGGAGTTGATGGAGCTGTGCGATAATCTCTCCAAAGTTGAATTAAAGAAGAGCGACCTGTCCTTAGAATTGGAGGAATTAGAAGCTGCAGCGAAAATGGTTCAAAGGGAAGAATGTCACGTTGTGGGTAATGAGATGGCTTTGCAAATGGCCTCTATGTCCTTAGTGCAAGGGGTGAGAAGGGCGAGTGACTATAATAATGATGACGATAGCAGTAGCGATTCCTCAGATTCCTCAGATTCTACAGATTCTTCTTCTACTTCTTCGTCTGAAAGCACATCAGATTTGGACTCCGACGATGATGATTCCTCTTGA